cctgaggGCCCACGCTAGGCTGGCACTCAAATAGTGTCAGAGGCACAAAGATCAAGAAATGTTCCTGCTGCCTTTCTGGCAAATCCTATTAATATGACATTCATCTTTCTTTCAGAGTTCTATAGTCCTTTTAGTATGTAAAAAAACAGGACCACAGGCAGTATACTTTTTCCTGCGTTAGAAACCAGTTTATAATTATAATACTAGCAAGCTGCTGAATTCTTGACTTGCTTTTATAAACTTCCAGTAAAATCCATTTTTACTAGAAGTAACAGCACGAATGCTTTATGCTTTGCACAAATACTATACCTGATGCTTCAACTGAGCTATTTCTTTTTGACACGAAGTTATTTCATTCTCTGCAAGTTTCCTTAAGTCTTCATTTTcatctaagaaaaaaaaggtaGCAACTTAAGTTTTCCTTAATTAGTGTTAAATTGCTAATAAAATTCAAGgtaataatttttgttattataactgaaggaaaaataacaacTTGGGGGGTAATTTTAGTGGTGTCTGACATATAGTAAGAAGTCAGGATTTGCCAAATtacattttctattgtttttaagcTGAGATGCATTCTGCCAGCAACAATTTTCTAACATTGTTTACTTctctataatttgatttttaaaatatttaaccctTAAATCCACTTGGACTTTAAGCTTGGCTTAAAGTAtgaaatcaatttaatttttccccaaaatatatttttttctaatttttttacaaCTCTCTgggcattttccttttcttctaaatgaCTTAATTCAGACTCTCCTTATCTCTTACCTAGACGACTGCATTAGCCTTCTGTTTTCCATGGCATCTTCAGTCTTATTCCAGGATGATTCTAAACTGCGACAAATCAAGGTTCCTAAGCAACAAGGCTATCTCCATCATTCACTCTCCAATCTAAAAGCTTCTGCTGGCTCCTTCTGCCAGCAGGATAAAATCAAACTTTTTAGATTAGTATTTGAGCCCCTTTCAAAATGGTTCCAACCTCCAACTCCCCATAATTCTTCCTTGGTTAACACAGAGTTCAGTGATTAAGAGCTTGGGATGTGAAGTCAGTCCAATCCAAGGTCCATTCCTTACAAGTTGTATAACCCGAGCTGAGTTACTTTACTTTTATGCCTCGGGTTCCTCTTCTGCTGCATGAGGCTAATAGAACCTACCACATGGTTTATTATGTGAACTGGGTGAGTGAATAAAGAAAGCTAGGCAAAGCCTGGAGTGTGGTAAAGGATCAATAAGGGTTAAACTATTACTATATCATCTAACGGTGGGCCTTTATCCCTGTACAGTCTTTCTCAACAAGTTCTCCTTGCTTTCCTAAGTCTTTATTCATATATGTTCTCACTTTCAGctgtattataattaattttattgccCCCAATAGATTGTGGCTCTCTCTAGAATGTTGCTACCCAATCTGTGGTCCACACACCTGAAGCTAGGCGTCCCCAGGAGATTGCAGAAATGCAGAATCATGGGCCCCACGCAGATTCAAATGGACACTAATCATCTGTGAAACCTTGTAAAAAATGCGTATTTCTAGATCTCATTTTCTGAGTCTGGGTCTCTTTAGCAGCACCTTTCCTGTCACTTTTGCTGCTGGTTCCCTTACCACGCTTAGAGAAACACTGCTCTTGAACCCGTAATAGGAATAGTGCCTTATTTGTCCCGGATGAGCTAATGATCTGCTATTAAATACGCAACCGATAAAAGTCAACTTAAGTTTTGTAAAAGGGTGCAGAGGGCTGTGTCACGGGAGCACAAGGAGAGGATGGGACCAGGACCCACGTAAGGATGCCTTGACCTCTGATGCAAATCAAAAAGGCCTACAGCTGAATGGACTTCAAACTCGGAGAGAGTGTGGACACCTGACCAGCGGGTTAGTGGAAATGACAAGCGAAGAGTCAAGAATCCGCTCTGAATCCCGTTCTCCTGGGCCTGGCCCTTACCATGAAGCAAGTGCTCGgtctcctgcagctcctgctccTTCTGGCTCAGAAGTTTGGCCACCGCCACCAGCTCAGTCCCTCTGACCCGCAACTGGGCTTCAGACCCTACCTGGCGCTCGAGAAAGGTCCGCAGGGGCCCGCCGCGGGCGAACAGCTCCTCCACCGGTAGGCTACAGCAGCTTACGTGTCGCCGGGCTGGACCAGCAGCCCGGAGGGCCCAAAAGCCCCGAGCAGCACTCAGCAGAAGCCGGGACCGCATCGCTGAACTCGGACCGCCAAGGCCGAAGCGAGCCGGAAGTTCTGGACAGAGCAAGTCCCGCGATACCGTGCAGTTCTCAAAGAGGGGCGAGACCTAGCCGAGCCCCGCCCACCGCACGCGCAGCTCTAAAAAGGGCCTCCCGGAAGTCTGGTTGGGAACTTCCGGCCAAGCATTATTAAATGCCGCTTTACTAGCGGAAGCCGGAAGTTGAGGAGGCAGAGCGGAAAGCGGTAGGGGTGCATCCGGGAGAGCTTGGACGCCACCTCGAAACGCAAGGTAAGAAACGCCTACTTGAATGAGCCGGGGTGGAGTGTTGGGCCGAAAGAGGAAGGGAATAGGTCGTCATCACGTTTTTTGACGTCGCGGGTTTGTGTGCGAAGCACTCAGGATTTCAAGTACAGCATTGGAGGGCAGTGTGGTGTCCGCTACAGGGGCCGAGGCCACAGCATGGTTGTCCTTTCCCGTGCCAGCCTGGACTGTCGTCTCCAGGAGAGAATTGTGGGATAGTCATcagtgtgtgaatgtgtgtttactcctcttccatttttcctGCTCCTATTTCTCTTTTCGACACTGGTTAAGGCTCGTATTAACGAAGACGTGACAGGTGGCCTCTAAGGCAACCACAAAGTGATTTAGCAAAATCTGCTTTCATGTCCTTTATCTGCTTATAAACGACTTCCTTTCACACCGAGTCTCCTGCCCATTCTCACTTACTCCTTGTTACTCTGCTACGTTTTAAAGAGGTTGAGCCTTTCCGTGTTTCAACAAACCACAGCCCGGCAAAGCCTTCAGAGCCCTGCCTCCTGTAGCCCaacccccatccctccccccacAACTTCAGATAGCGGATTAGTGCCAGGACTACTGAAGTTTATTGGTATAatgctttttgcatttttcaaaagacCTTTTCATGGCTCACTAGAGGAATGTATATGAAGGCATAATACAACCAAGACAGCCTGGAGATGCAAGGGCTAAACGCTCAGTCTGGGAACTCCCTCTACCTAATTGGTTTGAGCGGGGTTTACAAAGTGATGTTTTCTCTGTGCAGAAGACTGACATATTGAAAAAGCttacatctcattaaaaaaaaaaacgataaAATACGGGAGACCTGGACAGGGTTAAGTCATCCTTAAGTCATCTAATCAAAATGATTGATAAAATGAGCTTGCAttgcctctttcatttctttgctctACATACAAATGCAGAGTGAAGTAGAAGAATAAgataattattcaaataattgaAAGCCAAAATAGGTTTTGCTACTTTGAGGCTTCAGCTAACTCAattcttcttttcactttgaaTGTGTATTAAAGCCAAactactttatttatatatatattgttttaaaatagtggccaaaacccaatttaaaaaattctgatctGAGTATAGAACAGGACTGATTAGATTGCTTATGTCTTTTTAAGGAATAGTTATTTCCCAAGTCTACTCTcaactttgaatattttttttaagcatagcACTGTGGGAACCATTTGAACTCAACATAAATCTCTCAGCTGAATTCTCAAAAGGAGTCATTTTAAGaatatacattattatttataaaaggtGCAAAAATGTTATAAGCAATAACCTGAGAGAACAATGTAGAGACTCCAGCCAGAAATTACTTTCCCTCAGATGGGTAAATAATTTAAGTGACATAAATAAGTGTACCTATACTCCTACAGTTTTACACCAATGAGGAAACAGTAAGTTGTCTAAGGATACATTGGTGAATTCTTTattaattcaaaacattttaaaaaagtcagtgtAATGCATGTGCATTTTACAATAATATCCATAGGTTTCCACAATAGAGTCAAATGACAACAGCTGTAGTTTGATTTACTTTGAAAACTCAAAGAAATATCCTTAGTTTGAGATTTCTGAATTTCCTTACATTATTGTCATGCTCAAATTCTACTATATGTTGAAAATTCTAGCATTTTCAGGAAGTCTGTTATTATACataggtaaaataataaaatagattcaAGGAAGGGGGaataaaaacccaaaacaacttGAATTGGATGAAAAATCATCTGCATTGTCTATTCAATTTATAAGTACCTACAGTTATTCTGGCATTGCAAAATAACCAAGCATGGTGTCTCAAGttttattcatgcattcaaaACTTCTTTATGGTCCACTAATAAATATTGGTGAAGTCCAAAATATGGATATAGAGTATTAAGTACAATGAACATAGTAGCAACAAAAATGTATATGTTCAATACGATAAATTTTACAGAACCAAAcacattgaaattatttttaatattt
This portion of the Camelus ferus isolate YT-003-E chromosome 8, BCGSAC_Cfer_1.0, whole genome shotgun sequence genome encodes:
- the MTRF1L gene encoding peptide chain release factor 1-like, mitochondrial isoform X3 — translated: MRSRLLLSAARGFWALRAAGPARRHVSCCSLPVEELFARGGPLRTFLERQVGSEAQLRVRGTELVAVAKLLSQKEQELQETEHLLHDENEDLRKLAENEITSCQKEIAQLKHQHILKCEAYCCNGRKTDVGTRI